Proteins from a genomic interval of Watersipora subatra chromosome 10, tzWatSuba1.1, whole genome shotgun sequence:
- the LOC137406447 gene encoding uncharacterized protein — MSSLLVNLLISSFLVGLLAAQELPDGVTQSCDPRILSCETVQNPTDGDLCRSDRQPVTDRLDIIHSAEQEVNQEASVNETLHHHLSFGLEITSHPDCPLLCVSLGWPTLCGGYIWYYYNGNWWLIWHIPGFPFRWRCWCSESSCRPHHPFGSYHGRCVARRPRIRYVIVIDLATGKWKLVPVSLNIGCNCRHHGNHVHPLPANVRRN; from the exons ATGAGTTCTTTGCTAGTGAACCTTCTG ATTTCGAGTTTCTTAGTTGGGCTTTTGGCAGCCCAAGAACTACCCGATGGCGTAACACAGAGTTGTGATCCTAGAATTCTTAGCTGTGAGACGGTTCAGAACCCGACAGATGGTGACCTTTGCAGGTCTGATCG ACAACCGGTTACTGACAGGCTTGACATCATTCACAGCGCTGAACAAGAAGTCAATCAGGAAGCATCTGTAAACGAAACATTGCACCACCATCTCTCTTTTGGGTTGGAGATTACAAGCCACCC CGACTGTCCACTCTTATGCGTCTCTTTGGGATGGCCAACTCTATGCGGAGGATACATATGGTACTATTACAATGGAAATTGGTGGCTCATTTGGCACATTCCAGGTTTTCCATTCAGATGGCGGTGTTGGTGTTCTGAAAGCAGCTGCAGG CCTCATCATCCGTTTGGCTCGTACCATGGAAGATGCGTTGCTCGAAGACCTAGAATACGATATGTTATTGTCATCGACCTGGCTACAGGAAAATGGAAACTAGTGCCAGTTTCTTTGAACATTGGGTGTAACTGCCGACACCATGGCAACCATGTTCATCCACTTCCTGCAAATGTCCGAAGAAACTAA